A genomic segment from Aegilops tauschii subsp. strangulata cultivar AL8/78 chromosome 1, Aet v6.0, whole genome shotgun sequence encodes:
- the LOC109784846 gene encoding disease resistance protein Pik-2-like yields MEATALSVGKSVLSGALSYAKSALAEEVALQLGVRRDQVFITNELEIMQAFLMAAHDERDDNMVVKVWVKQVRDVAYDVEDTLQEFAVRLEKKSWWHFGRTLQDRHHVAKQMKELRANVEEVSHRNMRYQLIKGSSSKPANISRQSVTGTTMSGIEEARRQEDRAKFDLIQIVSKKEEADLRVIAVWGKSMAELGELSILKRVYEDPKIRKMFECRAWITPSLHPINLSEFLKTVVGQFYINFLQEAKEEEKATLGAEVPKIMGMTKKDDLAQEFKKFLKERSYLVVLNGIIAIEDWDLIKTCFPDNKKGSRIIVSTEQVGVASLCVGAENGAPEHKQLFADQTLHVFCRKGSQHGMNSAVATSGTNIVTTGVNNYPKKNILTRLDTLVMATLEESRLIGRGSEKNEIIKLVSDKDVHQFRVVSLWGMGGIGKTTLVRDIYQSEEISGTFEERACVTVMRPFNCDKLLKNLTTQFRHKDPITDITVYLREKRYLLVLDDVSSTSEWDAIIKYLPKAKTSCIIVTTREENIAKHCSDDERSMYKLKNMNHEDALILFTKKVFKETLDLEKQYPELVEQAEMILRKCNGLPLAIVTIGGFLANQPKSALEWRKLNENISAELELNPELETIRSILMRSYDGLPYHLKSCFLYMPIFPEDQSVGRGRLVRRWAAEGYSREVRGKSMEEIADGYFMELLSRSMLLPSQESIHSTKGIESCQVHDLMRDIGISKSMEENLVFTVEKGCSSNSQATMRHLAISNNWEGDQYEFESMVDLSRVRSITCFGEWKPFFISETVTLLRVLDLENTTGLTDDHLKHIWKLLHLRYLSLRGCHHICHLPDSLGNLRELQTLDVRGTRINKLPKSIINLQKLNNLCAGMKMMDEDISYEESKGEGAMSYRLCIVPAAGMRPDKYGVLVPKGMSKLKGLRTLGIVNIAREGKDILHDMKRLTWLHKLGVTGVNKENGQELYSAIVGMRRLESLSIRSEGEPGLSGCLDGDYSSAASLLRLKLYGNLVKLPKWIQELNNVVKLKLRSSRISTHDDAMQVLGNLPNLASLHLLEKSFQLGNFCLSFHSGTFPSLVVLEVGLRIDFMGDVRSLKFKQGTAPKLELLKFCTSINDSESILGLPSLASLKDVVLENFCDGFELAYMRTELARNPNRPVLKML; encoded by the exons ATGGAGGCGACTGCCCTGAGTGTTGGCAAGTCCGTGCTGAGTGGAGCGCTTAGCTATGCCAAATCTGCTCTGGCGGAGGAGGTCGCTTTGCAGCTCGGCGTCCGGCGTGACCAGGTCTTCATCACCAACGAGCTCGAGATAATGCAGGCTTTCCTTATGGCCGCGCATGATGAACGAGACGACAACATGGTGGTCAAGGTATGGGTGAAGCAAGTTCGCGATGTGGCATACGACGTCGAAGACACCCTCCAAGAATTTGCCGTCCGTTTGGAGAAGAAGTCATGGTGGCATTTCGGTCGCACACTGCAAGATCGACACCATGTGGCCAAGCAGATGAAGGAGCTTAGAGCCAATGTTGAGGAAGTCAGCCATAGGAACATGCGCTATCAACTCATCAAAGGCTCTAGCTCCAAGCCTGCTAACATCAGTAGGCAATCTGTTACCGGAACAACCATGTCTGGCATCGAGGAAGCAAGGCGACAGGAGGACAGAGCAAAGTTTGATCTCATTCAAATTGTCAGCAAGAAGGAGGAGGCCGACCTTAGAGTGATCGCAGTGTGGGGGAAGAGTATGGCTGAACTTGGAGAGTTGTCCATCCTCAAAAGGGTCTATGAAGATCCAAAGATACGCAAGATGTTCGAGTGCCGAGCCTGGATCACTCCGTCGCTGCATCCTATAAATTTATCTGAGTTCCTGAAAACTGTAGTTGGACAATTCTACATCAATTTTCTCCAAGAggcgaaggaagaagaaaaggcaACTCTTGGAGCTGAAGTTCCCAAGATTATGGGAATGACAAAGAAAGATGATTTAGCTCAGGAGTTCAAAAAATTTCTGAAGGAAAGGAGTTACTTGGTTGTGCTAAATGGCATAATTGCCATTGAAGACTGGGATCTCATCAAAACTTGCTTCCCAGACAACAAGAAGGGAAGTCGAATCATAGTGTCCACAGAGCAAGTTGGAGTTGCTAGCTTATGCGTAGGAGCAGAGAATGGAGCACCGGAGCATAAGCAATTATTTGCTGATCAGACGCTTCATGTTTTCTGCAGAAAG GGTTCTCAACATGGAATGAATTCGGCGGTGGCTACGTCTGGCACAAACATAGTCACCACTGGTGTTAACAACTATCCGAAGAAGAACATCCTCACTCGTCTTGATACGTTGGTGATGGCTACTTTGGAGGAATCTCGGCTTATCGGTAGAGGGAGTGAAAAAAATGAAATCATCAAATTAGTTTCAGATAAAGATGTGCACCAATTTCGTGTGGTCTCTTTGTGGGGCATGGGTGGTATTGGAAAAACCACACTAGTCAGAGATATCTACCAAAGTGAAGAGATAAGTGGCACATTTGAGGAGCGTGCTTGTGTCACTGTCATGCGTCCTTTCAATTGTGACAAACTCCTCAAGAATTTAACTACGCAGTTCCGACATAAGGATCCAATAACGGATATAACCGTATATTTAAGAGAAAAGAGATATTTGCTTGTTCTTGATGATGTATCGTCCACGTCAGAGTGGGATGCTATAATAAAATATTTGCCCAAAGCAAAAACAAGCTGCATCATAGTCACCACAAGGGAAGAGAATATTGCCAAGCACTGTTCTGATGATGAAAGAAGCATGTACAAGCTCAAAAATATGAATCATGAAGATGCACTTATCCTCTTCACAAAAAAG GTGTTTAAGGAGACCTTAGATTTGGAGAAGCAATATCCTGAGCTGGTTGAACAAGCAGAGATGATCCTGAGGAAGTGCAATGGGCTCCCCCTTGCAATAGTCACTATAGGTGGTTTCTTGGCAAACCAACCAAAAAGCGCATTGGAATGGAGGAAACTGAATGAGAATATTAGTGCTGAGTTGGAGTTGAATCCAGAGCTTGAGACCATAAGAAGCATCCTTATGAGAAGCTATGATGGTTTACCCTATCACCTCAAGTCCTGTTTCCTGTATATGCCCATCTTTCCTGAAGACCAAAGTGTTGGGCGGGGACGCTTGGTGCGTAGGTGGGCCGCGGAGGGTTATTCTAGAGAGGTTCGAGGCAAGTCTATGGAGGAAATAGCAGATGGTTACTTCATGGAACTTCTTAGCAGGAGTATGCTCCTACCATCTCAAGAATCAATCCATAGTACAAAAGGTATTGAGTCCTGCCAAGTTCATGATCTCATGCGTGACATCGGCATCTCAAAGTCGATGGAAGAAAATCTTGTTTTTACAGTGGAGAAAGGTTGTAGCTCAAATAGCCAAGCCACGATGCGCCACCTTGCTATAAGCAATAACTGGGAGGGGGATCAGTATGAGTTCGAGAGCATGGTTGATCTGTCTCGTGTTCGATCAATAACATGTTTTGGAGAGTGGAAGCCATTTTTCATTTCTGAGACGGTTACGCTGCTGCGGGTGCTGGATCTAGAAAACACAACAGGTCTTACTGATGATCACCTGAAGCACATTTGGAAGCTTCTTCATCTAAGATATCTTTCTCTAAGAGGATGCCATCACATTTGTCACCTTCCAGATTCATTGGGTAACTTGAGAGAACTCCAAACGCTAGATGTCAGAGGTACGAGAATAAACAAGCTGCCAAAGAGTATCATAAATCTTCAGAAGCTGAACAATCTTTGTGCTGGTATGAAAATGATGGATGAGGACATCTCATATGAAGAATCTAAAGGGGAAGGGGCAATGAGCTACAGATTATGCATTGTGCCTGCTGCTGGGATGCGCCCGGACAAGTATGGTGTTCTAGTGCCAAAAGGGATGAGTAAACTCAAAGGACTGCGCACATTGGGTATTGTGAACATCGCACGAGAGGGGAAGGACATTCTGCATGACATGAAAAGACTCACTTGGTTGCACAAGTTGGGAGTGACCGGCGTAAATAAGGAAAATGGACAAGAGCTCTATTCAGCAATTGTTGGTATGAGACGCCTCGAGTCATTGTCAATTCGGTCCGAAGGGGAGCCAGGTTTATCTGGCTGCTTGGATGGAGACTACTCATCAGCGGCGAGCCTGCTGAGGCTCAAGCTGTACGGAAACCTGGTCAAACTGCCGAAATGGATCCAGGAGCTGAACAATGTGGTGAAGCTGAAGCTGCGGAGCTCTCGGATATCAACGCACGACGACGCGATGCAAGTCCTTGGGAATCTACCAAACCTGGCATCCCTGCATCTGTTGGAGAAGTCATTCCAGCTGGGTAATTTTTGTCTCAGTTTCCATTCAGGGACGTTCCCGAGCCTGGTGGTGCTAGAAGTTGGGCTCCGGATCGACTTCATGGGTGACGTGCGATCATTGAAGTTTAAGCAAGGAACGGCCCCTAAGCTTGAGCTGCTCAAGTTTTGTACTTCGATCAACGACAGCGAGTCGATTCTGGGGCTACCTTCTCTCGCAAGCCTCAAGGATGTTGTGCTGGAAAATTTCTGCGATGGCTTCGAACTGGCGTACATGAGGACCGAGCTTGCCAGGAATCCAAACCGACCCGTCCTCAAGATGCTCTGA